One Halichondria panicea chromosome 3, odHalPani1.1, whole genome shotgun sequence genomic region harbors:
- the LOC135333950 gene encoding sushi, von Willebrand factor type A, EGF and pentraxin domain-containing protein 1-like isoform X1, translated as MTIKLICAVNFCICMQCKMIHWSVILCLTLAALVYSQHCQPPDPHGYCISSQGVDNCAPEDRLVSSPIDLCHTSFRFTPDHNDILIPPEWELMFDSYDYESLVGPVFLSREFDNDGDVSAVADKWEDRGGVCQRGLRVCAYELGAQDNWVFSPHIKYPPGSTTLGGGLPTEIYLKVSFRFTQCNGACVNNFADLFRYDTNSIASESVRTDKRYYVNSPFFGKGTEMTTSLLDQTGSSGTVSDTRTLTIASPSSSRTNGFHFGIRDSGNCGQINRIYFYYTPCKERQDGLVNYPELVRAPSGSPPNEGMACCAPNSHPTPSLTFRAHSATDRTTGDEGCERNVRCECDAGYILNADGTGCQGCPAGTYRSLTGSQESCAICPKKTALDLEFAPICSCINGFFRDEDTNEGPGVDCTTPPGPVTDLKTTANTATSVTLEWTRPEVTGRDDFYYTYQIFDPDHILPDNVTNLSDTVPYTASSPKITFTVTGLRPVTPFTFRIITNNGVSDENKENAALRKVELVVKTKEGVPSAPRDVRVFTDVVVWGPPKNPNGIITGYKVKFSGSLSGSQSVGKEASESYHVISDTDLSRLEGTVKIEVKAMTSVGFGDNSQPQVLIRGGITPVPTPPSCPNPIRTCPPPVLCPVCRECPSVPTPDNCLSLSSPTNGRVSASSTAVGSTATYSCNPGYSLVGASTRSCESQGSAWSGNTPSCQVRECPSLTIPSNGRVLVSSRSSGGTATYTCSTGYTLSGSSRRTCQTNGAWSGTAPSCAVQCPTLSNPTNGRVSVPSRAVGSRATYSCNTGYTLSGSSSLTCLSNGAWSGSVPICSSVLCPTLPDPANGDVSVSSRTVGGTATYTCSTGYTLSGSSMQTCLPSGQWSGSTAICRLVQCPILSNPTNGRVSVPSRAVGSRATYSCNTGYTLSGSSSLTCLSNGQWSGSVPICSSVLCPTLPPPLNGRVSASGGTATYTCNTGYTLNSSAQRNCQSNGQWSGTAPSCNPIPRIKLSLGGKTYLNNSIVSMADIGEGDNALLCVTDNTECCRTGGDGEFFYPDGIAVGFSISNSIFRNRGEQVIRLNRRNGATSPLGRYRCDIPDASGVTRSVFINIGVPQCPTLNSPLNGRVTTSSRAIGDTAAYSCNIGYALTGSSTRTCQSSEVWSGSEPTCQESQACPVLPNPVNGNVAILGSIATYTCNPGYTRVGSNARLCQSQSRTWTGTAPTCVRPCPTLPHPLNGRVSASGGTATYTCSTGYTLSGSSTRSCQTNGAWSGAAPTCGGVQCPELSHPSGGTVTITSRAPRGIAFYRCNTGNNLIGSSTRSCQTDGTWNGNAPTCQAPQCPTLPPPLNGRVSASGGTATYTCSTGYTLSGSSTRTCQTNGAWSGTAPTCVQCPLLPQPSGGTVTIFSRAPGRGIAFYRCNTGNNLIGSSTRSCLISGIWSGSAPTCQARAPQCPTLPPPLNGRVSASGGTATYTCSTGYTLSGSSTRTCQTNGAWSGTTPTCVQCPLLFQPSGGTVTISSRAPGGIAIYRCNTGNNLIGSSTRSCQTDGTWSGNAPTCQAPQCPTLSPPLNGRVSASGGTATYTCSTGYTLSGSSTRTCQTNGAWSGTTPTCGGVQCPELSHPSGGTVTITSRAPRGIAFYRCNTGNNLVGSVTRSCQTDGTWNGNAPTCQARAPQCPTLPPPLNGRVSASRGTATYTCSTGYTLSGSSTRTCQTNGAWSGTAPTCGGVQCPELSHPSGGTVTITSRAPRGIAFYRCNTGNNLVGSVTRSCQTDGTWNGNAPTCQARAPQCPTLPPPLNGRVSASGGIATYTCSTGYTLSGSSTRTCQTNGAWSGTAPTCGGVQCPELSHPSGGTVTITSRAPRGIAFYRCNTGNNLVGSVTRSCQTDGTWNGNAPTCQARAPQCPTLPPPLNGRVSASGGTATYTCSTGYTLSGSSTRTCQTNGAWSGTAPTCGGLQCPELSHPSGGTVTIFSRALGGIAFYRCNTGNNLVGFSFLTCQTDGTWNGNAPTCQAPQCSTLPPPLNGRVSASGGTATYTCSTGYTLSGSSTRTCQTNEAWSGTAPTCQRAQILCPVLPNPTNGDVSISTRSSEGIATYACNAGYALSGLQRRICASNGVWSGSQPTCTTGFMLRGETFANTSSISLEDIGETDEALIFQTEIKDCCRVQKIGQCYYPNGVEVGTKAARNEMYRNRDSQMVRLNKVDVFTGQAAIPGLYCCTVPNNDGILHRICANITV; from the exons ATGACCATAAAACTCATTTGTGCAGTAAACTTTTGCATTTGCATGCAGTGCAAGATGATTCACTGGAGTGTCATTCTTTGCCTAACATTGGCAGCCTTGGTCTACAGCCAACACTGTCAACCACCAGATCCTCATGGTTACTGCATTAGCAGCCAGGGTGTTGACAACTGTGCACCAGAGGATCGATTGGTTTCCTCACCAATTGACCTATGTCACACCAGTTTCCGATTTACACCTGATCACAATGACATCCTAATTCCCCCGGAGTGGGAGCTGATGTTTGACTCTTATGACTACGAGAGCTTGGTGGGGCCAGTGTTCCTCAGCAGAGAGTTTGATAATGATGGAGATGTGTCG GCAGTGGCTGATAAGTGGGAGGATCGAGGTGGTGTCTGTCAACGTGGTTTGAGAGTGTGTGCCTATGAGTTGGGAGCTCAAGACAACTGGGTGTTCTCTCCTCACATCAAATACCCCCCAGGAAGTACTACCCTTGGTGGGGGTCTACCAACAGAGATCTACCTAAAAGTTTCCTTCAGATTCACTCAGTGTAATGGTGCCTGTGTGAATAACTTTGCTGATCTATTCAGATATGACACAAACAGCATTGCCTCAGAGAGTGTCCGAACAGACAAAAGATATTACGTTAACAGTCCATTTTTTGGAAAAGGAACAGAGATGACAACATCTCTATTGGATCAGACAGGGAGCAGTGGGACTGTTTCAGATACTAGAACTCTTACCATTGCTTCTCCCTCCTCCTCGAGAACCAATGGATTCCATTTTGGCATCAGAGACTCTGGAAATTGTGGCCAAATTAACCGAATCTACTTCTACTACACACCTTGTAAGGAACGACAAGATGGACTGGTCAACTATCCTGAGCTTGTTCGTGCCCCCAGCGGCTCTCCACCAAACGAGGGCATGGCTTGCTGTGCTCCCAACtctcaccccaccccctctctcACCTTCAGAGCTCACAGTGCCACTGATAGAACTACTGGTGATGAAGGATGTGAGCGCAACGTAAGGTGTGAGTGTGATGCTGGGTACATACTGAATGCAGATGGAACAGGATGTCAAG GTTGCCCCGCTGGAACTTATCGCTCTCTGACTGGTTCCCAAGAGAGCTGCGCCATTTGCCCTAAGAAAACAGCATTAGATCTGGAGTTTGCTCCAATTTGTAGCTGTATAAATGGATTTTTTAGAGACGAGGACACTAACGAAGGCCCTGGAGTGGATTGTACAA CTCCCCCTGGTCCAGTAACTGACCTCAAAACAACCGCCAACACTGCCACTAGTGTTACACTTGAATGGACCAGACCCGAAGTCACCGGAAGAGATGACTTCTACTACACATATCAGATCTTTGATCCCGACCACATTTTACCTGACAATGTTACTAATTTGTCAGACACTGTGCCATACACTGCATCATCACCAAAAATAACATTCACAGTAACTGGCTTGCGGCCTGTGACACCTTTCACATTTAGGATCATTACTAATAATGGAGTCAGTGATGAGAACAAGGAAAATGCAGCCTTGAGAAAAGTTGAGCTTGTAGTAAAGACCAAAGAAGGTG taccgAGTGCACCGAGAGATGTCAGGGTGTTCACCGATGTAGTGGTGTGGGGACCTCCTAAGAATCCAAACGGCATTATTACCGGCTATAAAGTCAAGTTCAGTGGCTCTTTGTCAGGGTCACAAAGTGTCGGTAAGGAAGCTTCAGAGAGCTATCACGTCATAAGTGATACTGATCTCAGCCGCCTGGAAGGTACCGTTAAAATTGAG GTAAAAGCAATGACATCAGTTGGGTTCGGAGACAATAGCCAACCTCAAGTGTTAATTCGTGGTGGCATTACCCCAGTCCCTACCCCGCCTTCTTGTCCAAATCCAATAAGAACATGCCCCCCTCCCGTACTATGCCCCGTCTGCAGAGAGTGCCCTAGTGTGCCTA CCCCTGACAATTGCCTATCACTTTCATCTCCGACCAATGGAAGAGTATCAGCTTCTTCAACAGCTGTTGGTAGCACCGCCACCTACTCTTGTAACCCAGGTTACTCTCTTGTGGGGGCCTCCACACGCAGCTGTGAATCACAGGGAAGTGCATGGAGCGGAAACACACCTTCTTGTCAAG TACGGGAGTGTCCTAGTCTAACTATTCCCAGTAATGGAAGGGTGCTCGTGTCTTCAAGATCTTCCGGAGGTACAGCTACCTACACTTGttccactggctacactctgagtGGCTCATCGAGGAGGACCTGTCAGACCAATGGAGCCTGGAGTGGAACGGCACCATCTTGTG CAGTGCAATGCCCGACTCTCTCTAATCCCACTAATGGAAGAGTGTCTGTTCCTTCAAGAGCTGTGGGATCGAGGGCTACATATTCAtgcaacactggctacactctgagtGGCTCCTCAAGTCTCACCTGTTTATCTAATGGGGCTTGGAGTGGATCTGTTCCAATATGCAGTTCTG TGCTATGTCCTACTCTCCCTGATCCTGCTAATGGAGATGTGTCTGTGTCGTCAAGGACTGTCGGAGGCacagctacctacacctgttcCACTGGCTACACACTCAGTGGCTCTTCAATGCAGACCTGTTTGCCTAGTGGGCAGTGGAGTGGATCCACTGCAATATGTCGTCTAG TGCAATGTCCGATTCTCTCTAATCCCACTAATGGAAGGGTGTCTGTTCCTTCAAGAGCTGTGGGATCGAGGGCTACATATTCAtgcaacactggctacactctgagtGGCTCCTCAAGTCTTACCTGTTTGTCTAATGGGCAGTGGAGTGGATCTGTTCCAATATGCAGTTCTG TGTTATGCCCCACTctcccccctcctctcaaTGGAAGAGTGTCTGCTAGCGGAGGTACAGCTACCTACActtgtaacactggctacactctgaaTAGCTCTGCACAACGTAACTGTCAGTCTAATGGGCAATGGAGTGGAACTGCACCATCTTGCAATCCAA TTCCTCGTATTAAGCTCAGTCTTGGAGGTAAAACTTACCTGAACAACTCGATAGTTTCTATGGCTGATATTGGAGAGGGAGATAACGCTCTATTGTGTGTGACTGACAACACTGAGTGCTGCCGCACAGGTGGCGATGGAGAGTTCTTCTATCCTGATGGTATAGCTGTCGGTTTCTCCATATCAAACTCGATATTCAGGAACAGAGGGGAACAGGTTATTCGTCTCAACAGAAGGAACGGTGCCACCTCTCCACTGGGTAGATACAGATGTGACATCCCTGATGCAAGTGGAGTGACAAGAAGTGTTTTCATCAATATTGGAG TGCCCCAGTGCCCTACTCTAAATTCCCCTCTGAATGGAAGGGTAACAACTTCCTCGAGGGCTATTGGAGATACAGCTGCATACTCCTGTAACATTGGTTACGCTCTCACTGGTTCATCGACCCGTACCTGTCAGTCTAGTGAAGTGTGGAGTGGAAGTGAACCCACTTGTCAAG AATCACAAGCATGTCCAGTCCTACCAAATCCTGTTAATGGAAATGTTGCAATACTTGGAAGCattgctacctacacctgtaaccctgGCTATACTAGGGTGGGCTCCAACGCACGCCTCTGCCAATCCCAATCCAGAACATGGACTGGAACTGCTCCAACTTGCG TGAGACCATGTCCAACCCTCCCCCATCCTCTCAATGGAAGAGTGTCTGCTAGCGGAGGTacagctacctacacctgttccactggctacactctgagtGGCTCCTCTACACGTTCCTGTCAGACCAATGGAGCGTGGAGTGGAGCTGCACCAACATGCGGTGGAGTACAATGCCCTGAACTATCTCATCCATCTGGTGGAACTGTGACGATAACTTCACGAGCCCCTAGGGGCATAGCCTTCTACAGATGTAACACTGGTAATAATCTGATTGGCTCCTCTACACGTTCCTGTCAGACCGATGGAACATGGAATGGaaatgctccaacttgtcaag CACCACAATGCCCCACTctcccccctcctctcaaTGGAAGAGTGTCTGCTAGCGGAGGTacagctacctacacctgttccactggctacactctgagtGGCTCCTCTACACGTACCTGTCAGACCAATGGAGCGTGGAGTGGAACTGCACCAACATGCG TGCAATGTCCTCTATTACCTCAACCATCTGGTGGAACTGTGACGATATTTTCACGAGCCCCTGGGAGGGGCATAGCCTTCTATAGATGTAACACTGGCAATAATCTGATTGGCTCCTCTACACGTTCCTGTCTTATATCTGGAATATGGAGTGGAAGTGCTCCAACGTGTCAAG CACGTGCACCACAATGCCCCACTctcccccctcctctcaaTGGAAGAGTGTCTGCTAGCGGAGGTacagctacctacacctgttccactggctacactctgagtGGCTCCTCTACACGTACCTGTCAGACCAATGGAGCGTGGAGTGGAACTACACCAACATGCG TACAATGTCCTCTATTATTTCAACCATCTGGTGGAACTGTGACGATCTCTTCACGAGCCCCTGGGGGCATAGCCATCTACAGATGTAACACTGGCAATAATCTGATTGGCTCCTCTACACGTTCCTGTCAAACAGATGGAACATGGAGTGGaaatgctccaacttgtcaag CACCACAATGCCCCACTCTCTCCCCTCCTCTCAATGGAAGAGTGTCTGCTAGCGGAggtacagctacttacacctgttccactggctacactctgagtGGCTCCTCTACACGTACCTGTCAGACCAATGGAGCGTGGAGTGGAACTACACCAACATGCGGTGGAGTACAATGCCCTGAACTATCTCATCCATCTGGTGGAACTGTGACGATAACTTCACGAGCCCCTAGGGGCATAGCCTTCTACAGATGTAACACTGGTAATAATCTGGTTGGCTCCGTTACACGTTCCTGTCAGACCGATGGAACATGGAATGGaaatgctccaacttgtcaag CACGTGCACCACAATGCCCCACTctcccccctcctctcaaTGGAAGAGTGTCTGCTAGCAGAGGTACAGCTACCTACACTTGttccactggctacactctgagtGGCTCCTCTACACGTACCTGTCAGACCAATGGAGCGTGGAGTGGAACTGCACCAACATGCGGTGGAGTACAATGCCCTGAACTATCTCATCCATCTGGTGGAACTGTGACGATAACTTCACGAGCCCCTAGGGGCATAGCCTTCTACAGATGTAACACTGGTAATAATCTGGTTGGCTCCGTTACACGTTCCTGTCAGACCGATGGAACATGGAATGGaaatgctccaacttgtcaag CACGTGCACCACAATGCCCCACTctcccccctcctctcaaTGGAAGAGTGTCTGCTAGCGGAGGTATAGCTACCTACACTTGttccactggctacactctgagtGGCTCCTCTACACGTACCTGTCAGACCAATGGAGCGTGGAGTGGAACTGCACCAACATGCGGTGGAGTACAATGCCCTGAACTATCTCATCCATCTGGTGGAACTGTGACAATAACTTCACGAGCCCCTAGGGGCATAGCCTTCTACAGATGTAACACTGGTAATAATCTGGTTGGCTCCGTTACACGTTCCTGTCAGACCGATGGAACATGGAATGGaaatgctccaacttgtcaag CACGTGCACCACAATGCCCCACTctcccccctcctctcaaTGGAAGAGTGTCTGCTAGCGGAGGTACAGCTACCTACACTTGttccactggctacactctgagtGGCTCCTCTACACGTACCTGTCAGACCAATGGAGCGTGGAGTGGAACTGCACCAACATGCGGTGGACTACAATGCCCTGAACTATCTCATCCATCTGGTGGAACTGTGACGATATTTTCACGAGCCCTTGGAGGCATAGCCTTCTACAGATGTAACACTGGTAATAATCTGGTTGGCTTCTCTTTTCTAACCTGTCAGACAGATGGAACATGGAATGGaaatgctccaacttgtcaag CACCACAATGCTCCACTctcccccctcctctcaaTGGAAGAGTGTCTGCTAGCGGAGGTACAGCTACCTACACTTGttccactggctacactctgagtGGCTCCTCTACACGTACCTGTCAGACCAATGAAGCGTGGAGTGGAACTGCACCAACTTGCCAACGAG CGCAAATATTATGTCCTGTCCTACCTAATCCCACTAATGGTGATGTGTCTATATCTACAAGATCTTCTGAAGGTATAGCTACCTACGCCTGTAACGCTGGTTACGCACTGAGTGGCTTGCAAAGACGCATTTGTGCGTCCAATGGAGTTTGGAGTGGATCACAACCAACTT GTACCACGGGGTTCATGCTAAGAGGAGAAACCTTTGCTAATACCAGTAGTATCTCCCTTGAAGATATCGGTGAAACTGATGAAGCTCTCATCTTCCAAACAGAAATTAAGGATTGCTGCAGAGTGCAAAAGATCGGACAATGTTACTATCCTAACGGTGTTGAAGTGGGGACTAAAGCTGCCAGGAATGAAATGTATCGCAACCGTGATTCACAAATGGTTCGACTCAATAAGGTTGATGTATTCACTGGTCAAGCTGCAATCCCTGGACTGTACTGTTGTACTGTGCCCAACAACGATGGTATCCTTCACCGAATATGTGCAAATATCACAGTTTGA